The Styela clava chromosome 13, kaStyClav1.hap1.2, whole genome shotgun sequence genome has a window encoding:
- the LOC120332289 gene encoding uncharacterized protein LOC120332289: MDLTGKLIIKARLGDDVRRIPIHNEDLTYNELILMMQRVFRNTLRSTDEITVKYADDDGDLITIFDDSDITLAIQLSRVLKLVIFCKDGVSHEGINAAQLKNIRDELVGIRNRVNNILDSLEFNSKENPDNSIPETNDVSQPQQLSEASKMQETAPMTTSHLHDSGEGASEKYNGSMFDPLTDSIKKSPSQSSSQSYLGGNRDQVVSPAGSAASKTSMDPGSDIRSSSTTNQPNTMQSFAPVQNDVSQNSLHHSNLQSSFGDAALGGPQPSPARDSYGQATQSAPSNYQGQATQSSAPTKAPQPYPVSQQPQAPAQTSQAQYNANQYGGYNPPQNQPGTGQQIPSSYGQQTKQQIYAPQMPASSGQRLPAVGMQTGTYGGYGYATTSTSQSQYPTPPSQPQAISNNQSYNTSSGISTGQPYAAGQPQGQPQQYNATSTPPPSVQQYPPPGGPGMAQPGYGQTPTNPHRLVRSPGGYRARQPGPGYQ; the protein is encoded by the coding sequence ATGGATCTCACTGGAAAACTTATAATCAAGGCTCGTCTTGGTGATGATGTTCGTCGAATCCCTATTCACAATGAGGATCTCACATATAATGAACTTATTCTTATGATGCAGAGAGTTTTTCGTAACACCCTCAGGTCAACAGATGAGATAACAGTGAAATATGCAGATGACGATGGTGATCTTATTACAATTTTTGATGATTCAGATATAACACTAGCAATTCAGCTCAGTCGTGTTCTGAAGCTGGTCATTTTTTGCAAAGATGGTGTGAGTCACGAGGGCATAAATGCCGCACAACTGAAAAATATTCGAGATGAACTCGTGGGTATTCGCAACCGGGTTAATAATATATTAGATTCTCTGGAATTCAACTCCAAGGAGAATCCTGACAATTCAATACCAGAAACAAATGATGTATCACAGCCACAACAGCTCAGTGAAGCTTCAAAGATGCAGGAAACAGCACCTATGACAACATCGCATTTGCATGATAGTGGTGAGGGAGCTTCAGAGAAGTATAATGGATCTATGTTTGATCCCTTGACGGATTCCATAAAGAAAAGCCCGAGTCAATCTTCATCGCAATCTTATCTTGGTGGTAATAGAGACCAAGTAGTCAGCCCTGCTGGTAGTGCTGCAAGCAAAACTTCTATGGATCCTGGTTCAGATATTAGATCATCATCTACTACAAACCAGCCGAATACAATGCAATCTTTTGCTCCAGTGCAAAATGATGTTTCGCAAAACTCTCTTCATCATTCTAACTTACAGTCATCATTTGGTGATGCTGCACTTGGTGGTCCTCAGCCGTCACCTGCAAGGGATTCATATGGTCAAGCCACTCAATCTGCGCCAAGCAATTACCAAGGTCAAGCAACACAGTCGAGTGCTCCAACTAAGGCACCCCAACCTTACCCAGTGTCGCAGCAACCGCAAGCACCAGCCCAAACTTCTCAAGCACAATACAATGCCAATCAATATGGGGGATACAATCCGCCGCAAAATCAACCAGGCACTGGACAACAAATTCCATCTTCCTACGGACAACAAACCAAGCAACAGATTTATGCGCCGCAAATGCCCGCAAGCAGCGGTCAAAGATTGCCAGCAGTGGGGATGCAGACTGGTACTTATGGGGGATATGGATATGCAACCACTAGCACCAGCCAGAGTCAGTATCCAACACCACCCTCCCAACCTCAAGCTATATCAAATAATCAGTCATACAATACATCATCTGGTATTTCGACTGGACAGCCATACGCCGCAGGACAACCTCAAGGTCAGCCTCAGCAATACAATGCTACTTCTACGCCACCTCCATCTGTACAGCAGTATCCACCACCTGGTGGACCTGGCATGGCGCAACCTGGATATGGGCAGACCCCTACAAATCCTCATCGCTTGGTAAGAAGTCCGGGTGGTTACAGAGCAAGGCAACCAGGCCCAGGATATCAGTGA